ACAAAAATACGAGAAGGTTCGCAAGGATTATGACCAAGTCAAGCGAGAACTTGATGATTTGCGGTCGAAATACGATGCcgcaaacaaaaatgaaacgtcactaaaaacattaaaagccAACTTTGATTCACTTTTATTGACGGCCCAAGCAGAAATCGATCGTCTGAAGCGGCAGATTGAGATTGCGAGGAAAGAAAAGGACGATGTTGTGTTTCGGAGAACGAGACCTCAAGCGAGAAGTGTCAGAGAATCGTGGACGCAAACAGATTTTGTGCGAAAAGTAAATTACGGCGTGCAGACCGACGTGGAAAGGCAAAGCGAACGGAACCGCGATAGAAGAGAACTTGATCGAGTGAAAAGATTGCGATCCCGAAGTCGTGAAAAGACGTCACGAAGCTCTTCGAAACATTCCGGCAGTGAAAATGAACGAAAACGGGCGCGTCATGACGACCAAAGACGAGAAAATGCACGTCGGGACAGAAGAAAATCGAGTGAAAGAAgcaaaattcgagaaaaagaagaaacaagaACAGTTGTGACACGAAAATCGACTCGATTGTCTGAAGAAAAGCGAGAAAAGGAAGTAGAACTCAAAAAATCCGAGATAAAAGAAGCTTCCAAGAAAGCAAAACGAAAATCAAAGACTCCGAGGAAggaatcaaagaaaaaagtagATCCCGTGGAGGAagaacttcaaattttaatgtctGAACCATCCTCAAATGACGCtgcggaaaataaaaattcgaatttcaaGCTGGATACGACCCAGGATTTGCGAAAATTGTTAGAATCGAAGAAAGGCACCCAAAAtgcgacaaaaattaatggttcggaagacaaaaaaattattcaagagaGCAAAGAGACTGAAAAGAAAGTTCAAACGAAGGAAATTATTCAAACAGTAGAAGTAAAACTGCCGAAAAAATCCCCCTTGGAGCTACTTTGGCAAGAACGCCAAGTCGAAACTGTTCCCGATGAGTCTCAAAACACTTCGGAGCTCTTTGGAAGTCTAAGTTCGCTCTCGTTATCGTCAAAAGCaagtgaaaaatgtcaaaaacaatTCAATGATTTGTATTCCGACTCTGAAAGTGCCCTGTCTCaacaaaaatcgaaagaaaatccattaaaaacagTTTCTAGTGGCGATTTGGAGGATGGAGAAATAGTGGACGATGAAAAATCAAACGAAAAACCGAAAGTTGTTGAACAAAAAGTCATCGTAAAAGAAGAGAAAGTTGTAGAAAAAGTTGACGAGAAGAGAAAAAGTCCAGAAAAGAACATTTCTGTggcaaaaacacgaaaaatggacaaaaaatcCGTTAGTAAAATTGTTCCGGGGACAGTTGATGACAGCGCGTGCGATTTAGGAGAAATTATAAAGAAACAAACATCACTCGTACAAAAAACTGAAGCGCCAAAAGAAAATTCCGCATCTAAAGACGTTAAAAATGAGTTAGAAACGGAAAAAGTTGCTGTCACAAAAGTGCCTGAAACGAAAGAAGCCAAATCCGCGAGTGGTCGCCTTATAGAATTGTCGGATTTGTGCGAAAATGCTGCTCCATTGGAGAAAAAGAGCTCATCTCCGACCCCATTGATCAGTCAAAAGAGCATGGAATCCATCATCATGTCGAATCAAGACCTCTTCAACGATCAATCGAACATTTCTTTGCTCATTGCGGCAGATATTTTCCTCCAAAACGAAAACACGATGAAAAGCAGTGAAAAACTTCAAGAAATCCCGAGTACCACAAGTCTTCAAACGACAATTTCCAAATCGCCTGTCGTCGAATCAACGTCCGAGTCGAATTTCAACGGATTTTCGTCGCAAGAAATGCCAAAGTCGCCGCGAAATAACAGCAACGACAGTCTGAAGGAGAATATTTGCACGCCAGTCGCGAATCAGGCGCACAATGTGTTGCACAGTCACGGCGCAACGCCAAAAACGATGACAAAAAGTGAGCCAAAGCAACTGCTGACGCAACTGAATAACGGTCCGGACTCGTCGGTGCCGACGCCAGACACTTCGAAAGATGTCACGGGCGAGTTGGTGATAAATACGACAGAAAATACGAGCAAAGCTGAAGATTCGCTGAATTCCAGTGCCAAACGACGAATAATTGAGACAAAGTCGACGCAGTATGTCGTGGAAGAGACTGAAGAAATGGTCATTTGTACCGTGACAaggaagaaacgaaaaaaggagaagaaagagaaaaagagtAAACACAAACATAAGCATAAGGAAAGGACGAGTTTCGAGGAAAAGATGTGATAAAAGGGGTTTTGTTaggaaatttatggaaaaatttctttgtttttaatgagaacaaaaataaaaataaataaatttgttttttttttacataaaaatttgaatgaatttcctttaaactttaattttttcctgaaatttagatgaaatatttttttaagtcacgtgatcaaattaatttttttttttaaatatttttcaaaatttgttttgattttatggaaaattgtaatttaacaattttttttctaaaaaatatttttttttcagaaaaatatccaaaaatgtttccattttatattaaagttttatttttcattctgaattttttctacaaaatcgAGAGagcgacaaaaaatggaaatattaaatttaattgcctgacaaaatatatttttgaaaaaaaaaattttttaaaataaataaattaaaaaaacattttttgtttttgatgtcTCTAAAACCActctgaataaaatttaacaaaaattaagttttatccaattttttttttataaatcgaaTTATAAAGAATCaaggctaaaaaatttattgataataggagtttttataaaaaattaactaaaattttattttgttttcttattttcaaaaatacattttaaagtttttttgaacaaaatttcattaaaagaaatctgaaaaataatttataaattaaatttaattttttaatgataaatttttcaaacattataaaaaaataattttttcgtacattaaaaaaatcaataaaagctcttttcgaaatttaaaataaaaatttaataatatacaattcttttatattttttaaatttttatttttttcaaaaactcccATTTTCAACGGTTTTTCCAGCTCCGGATACCTTTTTGACATccatttcgacaaaaaatttggcggaaaaagtatcaaaacaaaacatcttgaaccaaaaatttaaagtttttctgtcGTCATGGACTCTACTGTCTCAATATCGAAGGTAAATccccaaaataattaattttaaatccaattctaacaaaatttctttccaTCAAGGGCGTTTTCGTGTTCAAAAATGGAGCAACCTCTGCCAAAACtccaaaaaagtcaaaaaaatctgCTCCAATTATTTCCAGCAGTCTTCTCGATGCCAAAACTACTTCAGCGCCATGGTATCAAGCCTACTCGTCTCTCTGGAATCAGCTAAATACCAAAATTGAGGACCTCCAAAAGGAAAGTTACAACAAAATCTACAACGATCTCATTAAATTCATGCAGGAAAGTGATTCTTTGGACATCGATACAATTCCGACAGCTGCTCTCCTCACGGGTATCAATCAATCGGATCACATTGCCCAATTCAACAAGTTATGCAAGAAGCTTGAGTCTCAATTAGATGCCCTCATCATCGTTTTGGAGTCGCGTAATTGTCCCACGTCGAAAGCCACAATCGAATCTCTCATCACGTCCTTCATGGAAGCCGGCAACGATGAAGTGGAAAAACCTAAACGGCACCAACTCAATTTGTGGTGCTTCCAAAAGTGGTATGAGCGGGAATATGGCAGCGATAGACCGCAACTGGTCGTTATGATGCCCGATTTCGAGGGTTTTGTGCCCGAAGTGTTGCAAAATTTGATTCTTGTGTTGCACGGATATCGCGAGACGTTgccttttgtgtttgtttttggTGTGGCGACGTCGTTTGCGGCAATTCACGAGACGCTGCCCTTTAATGTCACGAATAAAATTACCGTAAAGGTCTTTCAAGCGGATCCATCTCCcgtaattttgaataatgtcATTGATCAAGTGCTCCTGTCGCCCGATTGTCCATTCCATTTGTCCGGCACGACTTTTCGGATGCTCacggatatttttttgttttatgatttttcggtGCATGGATTTGTGCAGGGATTCAAGTATTGCATGATGGAACATTTTAGTCAAGGTAACATTTATGCGCTTTGTTCGAAGGAGCTGGACaaggaaaaaatcatcaaagaaCTGACAAAAGAGGATCTCGAGGCGTTGCGTCATTTGCCTTCGTTTCGAAGATTTGTGGAGACGAGAGATGATCCGAGAGTcgttataaaattgttaacgAACGATGATTATCTTCGAGCTTACCTGCCGagcttaattgaatatttgcaGCGATTCTGGCAGAATTTTCATTGTTCGTTGGAGATGTTGCATCAGTTGTGTGCGAATCTTCCGAAAGCGCCATATGGCAAGCatgtaagtttaaaattacttttttttaagaagctcaattgttttttaatattttttttttgatggaggagaaaaaaatttgattttttttactataaaattacaagttttttttatcaattttttaatgcttttaaatttaattttcaaaaaatttaatttaaaaagaaaattcaaatatttatcgggtttaaaaattttgatgtttttcccTGAAATTTCCAAAAGTAAGATTGTCAAAGTAAAAtcgtatgaaaattatttttttaaggattttcgaatatttttttggagaaatattataaaaatttgtaaatttcacaaattttttcatataataattttttttacatgatttttgaGTTGTTGCCAAACG
The sequence above is drawn from the Culicoides brevitarsis isolate CSIRO-B50_1 chromosome 1, AGI_CSIRO_Cbre_v1, whole genome shotgun sequence genome and encodes:
- the LOC134837397 gene encoding myosin-2 heavy chain, producing MDIDLYDDLDVIPNKFEQEKKDLEQKYEKVRKDYDQVKRELDDLRSKYDAANKNETSLKTLKANFDSLLLTAQAEIDRLKRQIEIARKEKDDVVFRRTRPQARSVRESWTQTDFVRKVNYGVQTDVERQSERNRDRRELDRVKRLRSRSREKTSRSSSKHSGSENERKRARHDDQRRENARRDRRKSSERSKIREKEETRTVVTRKSTRLSEEKREKEVELKKSEIKEASKKAKRKSKTPRKESKKKVDPVEEELQILMSEPSSNDAAENKNSNFKLDTTQDLRKLLESKKGTQNATKINGSEDKKIIQESKETEKKVQTKEIIQTVEVKLPKKSPLELLWQERQVETVPDESQNTSELFGSLSSLSLSSKASEKCQKQFNDLYSDSESALSQQKSKENPLKTVSSGDLEDGEIVDDEKSNEKPKVVEQKVIVKEEKVVEKVDEKRKSPEKNISVAKTRKMDKKSVSKIVPGTVDDSACDLGEIIKKQTSLVQKTEAPKENSASKDVKNELETEKVAVTKVPETKEAKSASGRLIELSDLCENAAPLEKKSSSPTPLISQKSMESIIMSNQDLFNDQSNISLLIAADIFLQNENTMKSSEKLQEIPSTTSLQTTISKSPVVESTSESNFNGFSSQEMPKSPRNNSNDSLKENICTPVANQAHNVLHSHGATPKTMTKSEPKQLLTQLNNGPDSSVPTPDTSKDVTGELVINTTENTSKAEDSLNSSAKRRIIETKSTQYVVEETEEMVICTVTRKKRKKEKKEKKSKHKHKHKERTSFEEKM
- the LOC134835359 gene encoding origin recognition complex subunit 3 yields the protein MDSTVSISKGVFVFKNGATSAKTPKKSKKSAPIISSSLLDAKTTSAPWYQAYSSLWNQLNTKIEDLQKESYNKIYNDLIKFMQESDSLDIDTIPTAALLTGINQSDHIAQFNKLCKKLESQLDALIIVLESRNCPTSKATIESLITSFMEAGNDEVEKPKRHQLNLWCFQKWYEREYGSDRPQLVVMMPDFEGFVPEVLQNLILVLHGYRETLPFVFVFGVATSFAAIHETLPFNVTNKITVKVFQADPSPVILNNVIDQVLLSPDCPFHLSGTTFRMLTDIFLFYDFSVHGFVQGFKYCMMEHFSQGNIYALCSKELDKEKIIKELTKEDLEALRHLPSFRRFVETRDDPRVVIKLLTNDDYLRAYLPSLIEYLQRFWQNFHCSLEMLHQLCANLPKAPYGKHLRELYRTAMSIEVSEGPEFKEILQLLTFMSKDEILDKFRAVLKILEKYHISEQAVDLKNLLEKSITDIASASMHVPEPETKTDQSPATKSLAVTSRFELKAKLLEAAKQPKAVSPYMQLLSQTINDIKNFISENLLPLSKAPPFVELFVFTDHLAIKRHIMGAPRAAIHQALNNPAHYLQCECCELENDDTKLLPTMPDVSIVYKLHLECGKMINMFDWLQSFKIVVDEKPIDADEEDEDDDTTVDPKIQARFTRAVAELQFLGFIKPTKKKTDHVQRLTW